A genomic window from Bdellovibrio sp. SKB1291214 includes:
- a CDS encoding ATP-binding protein produces MTREQSKWAHTNSLSLKLLIATWAVSSFATLVLTAGQLILDYQKDFDKLQNNFSIIKNSYLDSMAEHLWSYDTRLLEIQLDGLSRLQGVSYLKLVADNKTIYETGVTDPAEESHRSFEILHKNTNEVLGTLDVELDVRNLREKYFHEAIWIFIRQAAKTMIVVFCLYFIFNRIVVVHIKRIVEHLTSDERTRGELKLDRPHSEVKDELDILVDSINKFKQELLEANQQLEQLNQALEHKVMNRTRELTTKNQSLEKAMLQIKRMQATLVAQEKLASLGSLTASVAHEIRNPLNFVLNFSELLSESEDGEELREISRVILKHSQRIDQIVRSMQILSGYDSDILEPTDVNEVVKKAYQQTIANRALGSAYIPPKVNYRLADSVQAQTYSASLMRALSNIIDNSIHALEKKVLTEKNFDPELTISTAVRGDNVEISIRDNGIGIPSILGEKVFDPFLTTKAPGEGAGLGLTVAFNIAQKHGGTLKYTSEFGQWTEFVMALPMVHERLHP; encoded by the coding sequence GTGACACGCGAACAATCCAAATGGGCTCATACCAATTCACTGAGCCTCAAGTTGCTTATAGCGACTTGGGCGGTCAGTTCCTTTGCGACGTTAGTTTTAACGGCGGGTCAGCTTATTTTGGATTATCAAAAAGATTTCGACAAGTTGCAGAACAACTTCTCCATCATCAAAAACTCGTATCTAGATTCCATGGCAGAGCATTTGTGGTCTTACGACACGCGCCTCTTGGAAATCCAGCTTGATGGTTTAAGTCGCTTGCAGGGTGTGAGCTATCTAAAACTTGTTGCCGACAACAAAACGATCTATGAAACCGGCGTCACCGATCCTGCCGAAGAATCTCACCGGAGCTTCGAGATTTTGCATAAAAATACCAACGAAGTCCTTGGTACTTTGGACGTCGAGTTAGACGTAAGAAATCTGCGCGAAAAATACTTCCACGAAGCCATTTGGATTTTCATCCGCCAAGCTGCCAAGACAATGATTGTTGTCTTCTGTTTGTATTTTATCTTTAACCGCATTGTTGTCGTACACATCAAACGCATTGTTGAACATCTGACATCGGATGAGCGCACTCGTGGGGAATTGAAATTAGATCGTCCACACAGTGAAGTGAAAGACGAGCTGGATATCCTGGTTGATTCCATCAACAAATTTAAGCAAGAGCTTTTAGAGGCCAACCAGCAACTTGAACAACTCAATCAGGCCCTAGAACACAAGGTGATGAATCGTACGCGCGAGCTAACGACGAAAAATCAAAGCCTGGAAAAAGCCATGCTGCAGATCAAGCGTATGCAAGCAACATTAGTGGCTCAAGAGAAGTTGGCATCTCTAGGGAGCTTAACAGCCTCCGTAGCCCACGAAATTCGTAACCCATTAAACTTCGTCTTAAACTTTTCTGAACTTTTAAGCGAGTCCGAGGACGGCGAAGAACTGCGAGAGATCAGTCGCGTTATACTGAAACACTCTCAACGTATCGATCAGATCGTACGCTCCATGCAAATCTTGTCTGGTTATGACAGTGATATTCTTGAGCCTACGGACGTGAACGAAGTTGTTAAGAAAGCTTACCAACAAACTATCGCAAATCGCGCGCTAGGTTCTGCGTATATTCCGCCTAAAGTGAATTATCGCTTGGCAGACTCTGTTCAAGCGCAAACTTACTCAGCATCTCTGATGAGAGCCCTGTCAAACATCATTGACAACTCGATCCACGCTCTTGAGAAAAAAGTTTTAACAGAGAAAAATTTTGACCCTGAATTAACAATTTCCACTGCTGTTCGTGGCGACAACGTGGAAATTTCCATCCGTGATAATGGAATCGGAATACCTTCAATCTTAGGCGAAAAAGTATTTGATCCTTTCTTGACAACGAAGGCACCTGGAGAAGGGGCTGGTCTTGGGCTGACTGTCGCATTTAACATTGCGCAAAAGCACGGTGGCACATTAAAGTACACAAGTGAGTTTGGTCAGTGGACTGAATTCGTAATGGCTTTACCGATGGTGCACGAAAGACTTCATCCATGA
- a CDS encoding response regulator encodes MIHIVVVDDEADTHLLYKLKFKKFFAALGGVKLVSFLNAIDCLNYLRIADAPKVDLIMSDINMPEMDGFELLQEVRKMHPELLFYVVSAYESSEFRSRAEQLGAQRFLSKPVDFHTLGEALKTDLNLSL; translated from the coding sequence ATGATTCATATAGTGGTTGTTGATGATGAGGCAGATACGCATCTGCTTTATAAATTGAAATTTAAAAAGTTTTTTGCGGCACTTGGTGGCGTGAAGCTTGTTTCATTTCTGAATGCAATCGACTGCCTAAACTATCTTCGCATTGCCGATGCTCCAAAAGTTGATTTAATCATGTCTGATATCAATATGCCGGAAATGGATGGCTTTGAGCTTTTGCAAGAAGTCCGCAAAATGCATCCCGAACTGCTTTTCTATGTCGTTAGCGCCTATGAATCGTCTGAATTTCGCAGTCGTGCTGAACAACTTGGGGCGCAACGCTTCCTAAGTAAACCTGTTGATTTTCACACACTTGGCGAAGCTCTTAAGACAGATCTCAATCTTTCTTTGTAA